Genomic window (Toxotes jaculatrix isolate fToxJac2 chromosome 10, fToxJac2.pri, whole genome shotgun sequence):
AGGCAGCCACACTGTAATCACATGGAGGCATTAGATATTCCATGTGAGGGATGGGCACTGGAGAGGCAGGATTGTCTACTACACTGCAATATGGTAGTATAGCACAACACAACTTACGCCAAAGGACACCACAGATATCAAACAGTTAAGTATAAACTCATTATAAAATAAGACTAATAGGCTAATATTCAGGACTTACAACTAAAAAGGTTTGCATTATGGAGGTGTGGCACAACATTGTAGTAAGCAAAGGTACATGGTGTGGTTTCTCAGTGCAATTATGTTGCAACGCACCATGGGAAAGCATACCACACTCCCTCTTAGAAATATTTTCCCCAGAGAGTGGAACTTTAATGTTTTCATCACTGCATTGCTGTCACATTGTATaatgttttctccttttcagaGAGTGCATAAGTTGCATTCTCAACCAAGCGCAGATAcagaaaatcatttaagttgtggaaacctgtatttttttcacaaagaaacaaataaataaaaacagtacatGAGAGGCAACATCTTTACACACAGGATATATAGTACGCACAGAATATCGGCACCGATTAAGCAACGATATACTGATCGACTTTGAATGGagcagcttgttttctttgaacTAGGTTACGTATCGGAATTTTTTAAAAGTCCCCTAAACAGCAGAGTGTATAAATTTGTGTAAAGACACTCCCTAGATCTGAATTCTGTCCAACCTGCTTCGCCCAAAGTTTGTCATGCATCAGAAGTCAGCGGTGATAAACCATGCGATAACAAGACAACATGTCTCACCTGGGACTTCTTTCACTTTGCGTTGAATTATATTAGCGGCTAAACTGCATCACCTGGCCTCGAAATCTCCAGAAAGGTCACGCAGCTTAGCGTTTAACAAAAGCCAAAATAACGGCCCCATTGTCTCGTGTAGATAAACGCTGATAAAAGCGAACTGACCGCTGTTTGGATCTGACAGCTTGCACTTGGCTAACCAGACATACACTGCATAAGCGCAGTGGCGTAGTTTTAGGTCAATATAATGAGATAAAAGTACGCCCAGTACGAGCTCGCTAAggtttgaaaacagctgctgtggacTTTGACCAATGCGCTTAAGCAGTAATGTCAGGTTACTAAACAGAATTACGAACATGAAAAACGATAGCGATAATCGTTAGCTAGCAACATTAGCTTAGCCGTTCCACCCAACGTTAGGGTCAAAAAGTTATTTCACCGAGTATCATTGCTTAACATAAAATAATGACGTCTTAATACCTTACAGTCAGCTCTCCGGCCTCTAACTTCGGTCCGTCTTCGGCGTGACCACCACTTAAAGGAGACACCAATGATTTTGGAGAACTATTTACTTAAGACGACCTCGCTTTGAGGAAGCGAAAGCTAGAGGTTAGTTAAAACGCAAGTGCTCATGCGCAGTGCAGTTTGCGACGTCACGAAACCTGGGCCTTTCGCGAGGTGCAAGCGGGGTTTCCAAATGAAGCCCACGTCTAACGGTTCAGCAATTTACAagaaatactttattttgtaatttatttatcattGACATTTGCTGTTGTCGAATAGGTATATGcctttgtttgcttgttttacGCCGTACATTCACGTTGTAGTCTTGTTTACTCAAGTATTGTGGTAGAAATCTGAGGTACAGTTGTGAGGTACTTGTATTTTACTTGAGAAGTTTAAGTTTTGCTACTTTAAACTTCATACTTCATACTTCATTATATCGCAAGACATTTACGAGGAGAATATTATACTTTTTACCACATTTATGTGGCAGctataattattttaaattcaaatgagcTAATCAAACAGTATTCTCCACCTCGGCTAGTTAAAACTACTGGAATAATGGgcacttttattaaaaaaaaaaaatggaatgcATAACTTTTAgttgtatttaaatgtttttacattgcAGTATTTCTGCCCACCACTGTTTGTCATTATTAAGCATTCTTTTATATTAACAGCTACTGTAATCAAAGGAagacatattttaaatttaGGCTAAAGAGAGCAAGTCCATAAAAGTTTTCGTTATTTATTCTATTAATCCGGGACCTGGGGCAGCAACAAGTGCCTTGCTAGAGAATCTAATGGCTGAGTCCAAATATGAGGGAATATTTGAAAGCAACTAAACTGAGCCTTAAAAATGATCCAAATCTTACAGTCAACTACAACATCACTGATGGATGCGGTTAGGTGTGTTCAGAAGTGTGCTGCACCTGTAACTGCACCCAACAGTGCTGTCACAGGATACTACAATCCTAGCTTCTAAAGAAATCATCAAAACCCACTGGGGATCCGACCCATCACCTGTGCTGTTCCACAGTGGCTGTAACTATTTTCATAACCCCTTTCAGTGTATTCCTGTTCCTTTTCAGCTCTGCATAACTGGCACACTAACAATTAGGAAGATTTTCACAATCTCTACACACTATGAATAAAATTCATTTGAGAAACATTGTCCACTGTAAGTAGGACAACTATTGCTTCAATCATTAAACCTGGCAATAGGTCAAAAGACAACCAGCTGTGGGTTCAGTGCTTTCATGTAGAATAGATATATCAGCAAACATACTTTGTTAAGAGGCTCAACACTGATCTTTATTGTCATATTTGCAACTATTAAAGTTTACAATTTAAACTTCATAGAAAAGAGGCTGCAGTGTTACACTGCACTTAGTGCAagagagtgttttttttctttaatccgAAATCTAAGGTCTGCGCAGCTTCACATCCCTTGCTGAGGAGCTGCTGAACTAATGCAGTTCAGTCCACCTTTTCTCCCTGATGCTGTCTCATCTTCCACCTGTTACACATCTGAATGCGCCACACCAGGCCGCTCAAGGAGGACCAACTGGGCTGAGAATTCTCATTATGTAACTTagtgatgggggggggggttcaagCTGGAATATGACTTGTAGGTCTGTAAATGCATCATCCCTCCACAATCCGACGAAGTATGTTGCCCAGACTACCCTTGGCTATCTGGAGAGGGGTCTTCTCATCCTTGTTCTCAATGTAGATGCTGGCTCCGTGTTCTACCAGCAACTTGGCTGCTTCCACACGCTCCTCATCACATGCCAGGTGGCTGGAGAAAAAATGCATGCAGAATTGTGAATACAAGAGTACAAAAATGTTACATTTACAGCACCACATACAACATTACATTCACCTGTATTAGGTTGAAGGTAAAAATCTCAGACTGACAtcttaaattgaaaaaaaaaaaagctaaacctATCTGCATGGCtggataaacatgtttttaatttaggTGAAGTGACCCTTTAAAGTTTGTACTAAGAGCAACAATGCTGTATTACAAACTAAACTACttattcacacatacagtggTGTGTTGCCCTGTGAGTCCTGGATGTTAGTCGAGGCACTCTGTTTGAGAAGCAGCTGAATGAGGCGATAGTTGCCCTTGGCGGACGCTCTGTGAAGGGGAGTGGACTCCAACTTGTCAGTTGCATTGGGGTCTGCACCATTTTCCAGCAACAGCAAGGCGATCTATAAAGAAGGAAAGCTGTGTTACTCACAAGTCATTGACAAGTATCCTCCTACACTCAGTGATTTCCCATTCacttaaaatatacattttcagaTCTTCACTTAGTCTTCACCCAATTTTCGGAAGTGAGACTAAAATGTAAGTAACATAGGATGTGAGAACCCTGTGGGTGAACCCATACGTATTTCCTCTCAACATAAAATGCACTTTTTCTTAGACTTATGGAAACTTGCCACTGGGTTGATTTCGATATGTGTTGAGTTGTTAATGTCAGTGTCTGACTTTAGCAAACCTTCCTGATACTGCCTTGACAACTGataatatataaaacaaaacaaatctggaaaaaaaaaaataaccttaACGTTCATTGTCTTTTGAGCTCATTTTATCTGTAATGACACAGTAAATTCAGTGTGGCAATAAGATGGACccttctctattttttttttcacaactaGGTAATGAAAGGTTATTAAAGACTTAAAAGAAGATTAGAGTTACCCACTTTCTGTGTGGCTTTTTCCACAGTTAAATCTATGACATCATTGTAATGATGTATGAAGTGGTTTGATTCACAATAAATGAAAGgggaaacacttaaaaaaaaaaaaagaagtttcaATGGGCATTTCCAAAGAAGTACTTTCTGGTTCAGTTCTGGTTCAATACCGTGGAATAATGCAAATCATTAAGAGAAATGCCTATTATTCTCAAATATTAAATTGACTGTCCTACTTAACAGTGAAGTACCTTCCGCAACAGATTACAGAAATAGCAATGTTATTGTCGTCCTGTAGTATAAGTAATATCAAAGTAATAATTTTAGCACAGTAAGATAAGTAACATCTaaccttaaaaacaaacaaaaaaaacagggttGAATCAAACAATGACAATTACTTCAACCTGGGAATCTTACCTCATATCTGTCTTTAGAGGCAGCATAGTGCAGAGGCGTGCAGCCGTTCTGATTAACTGAATTCAGCTGAGCTCCTTTGAATATTAGAGACCTCACTATGGCTTCTCTGCCTGCAGATGCTGCAATGTGAAGAGGGGTCCACGAAGCCTGGGGAGTAACATACCACATGTAGTCATTTCACAAATATCAATATTGTGATATACAGTGAGACACGGCGTCACTGCACGTGTTTCACTTCCTGTAGAATCAAGGCTTACACTTgtcatacacacgcacacacataagcGAATACAACTGCTtaagaaagtattcagacccatTCAATTTATGTTGTAGATGTAATTTTAAATGGTAAAAGTTGCAGTTTGTCCCCATCAGTCTACACTAAATCACCCATAATGTTTAGATGTTTTGtgaatttataaaaaaaaaaaaaaaaaaacctgaaactcTTTTTCCAAAGTGTTCATACACTTTGTACAAGTCTCTCTGGCAGCAATTACAAATTGAGTCTTCATGGCTAAGTATCTAAAGATTTGTGAACTGTCATCTtcacttcatcttcatcttcggtttctccacagatgttctctggggtttaagtctggacttctgctgggccactcaaggacagtcagagacttgtcctaAAATCACTTCAGTGTTGTTGTGGCTGTATGCTTCAGGTCATTGTCCTGAAAGTTGAACTGACAGCCCAGTTCTAGGTCGTGGGCAGGTTTCCTTCAAAGGCCTCATTGTATTTGGCTGCTCTCATTCTTCCCTCAATTCTGACTCCCTGTCCCTGACGCTGAGAGACCCACCCCCATATCATGATGCTGCCAGCA
Coding sequences:
- the psmd10 gene encoding 26S proteasome non-ATPase regulatory subunit 10, giving the protein MEGSVSNVEVCNFAYTGQFEKLKQCILSDKTLACKTDQDRRTALHWACSAGHTDIVEFLLDLGVEVNLQDDASWTPLHIAASAGREAIVRSLIFKGAQLNSVNQNGCTPLHYAASKDRYEIALLLLENGADPNATDKLESTPLHRASAKGNYRLIQLLLKQSASTNIQDSQGNTPLHLACDEERVEAAKLLVEHGASIYIENKDEKTPLQIAKGSLGNILRRIVEG